In one Mucilaginibacter ginsenosidivorax genomic region, the following are encoded:
- a CDS encoding putative sensor domain DACNV-containing protein, which yields MESRTITSEPTYKAARKIAPAIERHFKHFHSLAADNPAELGLTPDIQTIETLIDLAFWASLRREEGYSPKFTLAFLPPESAGQPLLFGHKIKLAPNILTKFASAVQQPGIHLGVCLEDGELYVWGTTLAIPAYCFVLEVIEPGLLVIKHRRVDGFGKFVNIAILKGDEIKVVDENGSTLSDCPNILTSMLDFTLPSSWNDPVNVLVQLAASMQAHKRGGILLVVPSGSDDWLESIIQPISYPVSPAFSGLTDLMIHQGIEKYHTPWQEKLRRAVDTIGGLTSIDGATVINDKHELLAFGAKIGRSSKSTRVEEIVVTEPVVGCSTRVIHPAQNGGTRHLSAAQFVFDQKDAIALVASQDGRFTVFAWSPVVNMVHAHQIDILLL from the coding sequence ATGGAATCAAGGACAATTACCTCTGAACCAACCTATAAAGCAGCCCGGAAAATTGCCCCGGCAATTGAACGGCATTTTAAACATTTCCATTCATTAGCGGCAGATAACCCTGCCGAGCTTGGCCTTACGCCTGATATACAAACTATCGAAACCCTTATAGATTTAGCTTTCTGGGCAAGCTTGCGCCGCGAAGAAGGTTATTCGCCCAAGTTTACGCTTGCTTTTTTACCACCCGAAAGCGCCGGCCAACCTTTGTTATTTGGCCATAAAATAAAGCTGGCCCCCAACATACTTACCAAATTTGCTTCGGCCGTACAGCAGCCTGGTATACACCTTGGCGTTTGTTTAGAGGATGGTGAACTATATGTTTGGGGAACAACCCTTGCCATACCTGCTTATTGTTTTGTTTTGGAAGTAATTGAACCAGGGCTGCTGGTAATTAAACATCGCCGTGTTGATGGTTTTGGCAAGTTTGTAAATATTGCCATTTTAAAAGGCGACGAAATAAAGGTAGTTGACGAAAACGGGTCGACCCTATCTGACTGCCCCAATATACTTACCTCGATGCTTGATTTTACCCTGCCATCGTCATGGAACGATCCGGTGAATGTGCTGGTGCAACTGGCAGCATCTATGCAGGCTCATAAACGGGGCGGTATTTTGCTGGTGGTTCCATCGGGCAGCGATGACTGGCTGGAGTCGATCATCCAGCCTATCTCCTACCCTGTTTCGCCCGCATTTTCTGGCCTTACCGACCTGATGATACACCAGGGAATTGAAAAGTACCATACGCCCTGGCAAGAAAAATTGCGCCGCGCTGTTGACACCATCGGCGGGTTAACATCTATAGATGGTGCTACTGTAATTAACGATAAACATGAACTGCTGGCCTTTGGGGCCAAAATAGGCCGTTCATCAAAAAGCACCCGTGTTGAAGAAATTGTTGTGACCGAGCCGGTTGTTGGCTGCTCCACCAGGGTGATCCACCCGGCGCAAAATGGCGGTACAAGGCATTTATCGGCAGCGCAGTTTGTGTTCGATCAAAAGGATGCCATAGCATTGGTGGCTTCGCAGGACGGCAGGTTTACGGTTTTTGCATGGTCGCCGGTGGTAAATATGGTGCATGCCCACCAGATTGATATATTGTTGCTGTAA
- a CDS encoding Crp/Fnr family transcriptional regulator, with product MYDIFLQYVADYSGLTLTEHEIRLIADAFKPKKLRKRQYLLQEGDPCKYLSFINKGALRQFTVDDKGNEHIVRFGIERWWMADYEAFISGTPSSYHIEAVEDSELLQVTKPGINALKISVPAINFMVDKMNQRSYITHQQRIHSAISNTAEDRYTHLMETYPAFLQRFPQNMIASYLGISPETLSRIRKQLAGK from the coding sequence ATGTACGATATCTTTTTACAATACGTTGCCGATTACTCGGGCCTTACGCTTACCGAACATGAAATAAGGCTGATTGCGGATGCTTTTAAGCCTAAAAAGCTTCGCAAAAGGCAATACCTTTTACAGGAGGGCGATCCGTGCAAATATCTGTCATTTATCAATAAAGGGGCATTGCGGCAGTTTACCGTGGATGATAAGGGTAACGAACACATTGTAAGATTTGGCATTGAACGGTGGTGGATGGCCGATTATGAAGCTTTTATTTCCGGAACGCCAAGCAGCTACCACATTGAAGCGGTTGAAGATTCAGAATTGCTACAGGTAACCAAACCCGGCATCAATGCACTCAAAATATCGGTGCCTGCTATCAATTTTATGGTTGATAAGATGAACCAACGCAGTTATATTACGCATCAGCAGCGCATCCATTCAGCAATCAGCAACACTGCCGAAGACAGGTATACCCATCTTATGGAAACCTACCCGGCATTTTTACAGCGTTTTCCGCAAAACATGATCGCCTCGTACCTGGGTATTTCGCCGGAAACTTTGAGCCGGATACGTAAACAGCTGGCAGGCAAATAA
- a CDS encoding MFS transporter, producing the protein MDNTSVANRAKLRTGISIFFFISGFGYSSWASRIPSLQQQLHLNDAELGVVLLSLPIGLMLTMPVTSKMLSYFSSRSIMFFGITAFTLLLCLPGFTAYMWQLILVLFFIGSMRNIIAITVNAQAVGVQAMYDKPIMVTFHGIWSLAGFAGAAVGYIMVYFNVAPTYHLIGVSVVLFILTLWFYPSTLEQAAYGQSSTTVFSFPDKDLLKFALIAFACMACENTMYDWSSIYFQKALHAPKATSTAAFVVYMFFMTLGRFTGDRIVAATSIKKVLNFSGIFILLGFLMAVLLPYIYTAFIGYAMVGLGISCVVPLVFSMAGRSKTLKSGQALAAISTVSYLGFLIIPPFVGFVAQAAGLRWAFGIVSGFGALIVMMVARIKEEVEAAEVLG; encoded by the coding sequence ATGGATAACACCAGTGTTGCTAACAGGGCTAAACTACGTACCGGCATCAGTATTTTTTTCTTTATTTCGGGGTTTGGGTACTCATCCTGGGCATCGCGCATCCCATCATTGCAACAGCAGTTACATTTAAACGATGCTGAATTAGGGGTGGTGTTACTTTCCCTGCCAATAGGCCTGATGCTTACCATGCCTGTCACCTCCAAAATGCTCAGTTATTTTAGCAGCCGCAGCATTATGTTTTTCGGGATAACTGCATTTACTCTGCTGCTATGTCTGCCTGGTTTTACCGCCTATATGTGGCAGCTTATCCTGGTATTGTTTTTTATAGGCTCTATGCGTAACATAATTGCCATAACCGTGAACGCGCAGGCGGTAGGGGTGCAGGCCATGTATGATAAACCCATTATGGTTACTTTTCATGGCATCTGGAGCCTGGCAGGTTTTGCCGGGGCAGCGGTAGGCTATATTATGGTGTACTTTAATGTTGCGCCAACCTATCACCTTATTGGCGTGAGTGTTGTACTGTTTATACTTACACTCTGGTTTTATCCCAGTACGCTGGAGCAAGCCGCATACGGACAAAGCAGCACTACTGTTTTCTCGTTTCCAGACAAAGACCTCCTTAAATTCGCGCTCATTGCTTTTGCCTGTATGGCCTGCGAAAACACCATGTATGACTGGAGCAGCATTTACTTTCAAAAAGCGCTGCATGCACCTAAAGCTACCTCAACAGCTGCTTTTGTAGTTTATATGTTTTTTATGACACTTGGGCGCTTTACCGGCGATAGGATAGTAGCCGCCACCAGTATTAAAAAAGTGTTGAACTTTAGCGGCATATTTATTTTACTTGGTTTTTTAATGGCCGTGCTTTTACCTTATATATATACCGCTTTTATTGGCTATGCCATGGTTGGTTTAGGTATCTCATGTGTAGTGCCACTGGTATTCAGTATGGCAGGCAGGTCCAAAACATTAAAAAGCGGGCAGGCACTGGCGGCAATATCTACCGTTAGCTACCTTGGCTTTTTAATTATCCCGCCGTTTGTTGGCTTTGTAGCCCAGGCCGCCGGTTTACGCTGGGCATTTGGGATAGTATCGGGCTTCGGCGCACTTATTGTCATGATGGTTGCCCGCATCAAAGAAGAAGTGGAAGCCGCCGAAGTGTTGGGATAA
- a CDS encoding glucose 1-dehydrogenase: MNQIPSLKDQSALVTGADSGIGKGVALALAAAGAKVVINYAHNQAAADDVVAQITASGGEAFAVQADVSHEDDVKAMFAQMFARYGTIDILVNNAGLQKDSKFIDMSLADWNTVISINLTGQFLCSREAAKEFIRRGVVEDRSMAAGKIICMSSVHEVIPWAGHVNYAASKGGISMFMKSIAQELAPHKIRVVGIGPGAIQTPINKSAWDTPEALDKLLTLIPYNRIGKPADIGQLAAWLASDQADYITGTTIFMDGGMTLYPGFADNG; encoded by the coding sequence ATGAATCAAATTCCATCGTTAAAAGACCAGTCGGCCCTGGTAACAGGCGCCGATAGTGGCATAGGTAAAGGCGTTGCCCTGGCGCTGGCCGCAGCGGGTGCCAAAGTAGTAATCAATTACGCGCACAACCAGGCGGCTGCCGATGATGTTGTAGCCCAAATCACCGCCTCTGGCGGCGAGGCCTTCGCTGTGCAGGCCGACGTAAGCCACGAAGACGATGTAAAAGCCATGTTTGCTCAAATGTTTGCCCGTTACGGCACCATTGATATATTGGTTAACAATGCCGGCCTGCAAAAAGATTCTAAATTTATAGACATGAGCCTGGCAGATTGGAACACGGTAATCAGCATCAACCTTACCGGCCAGTTTTTATGCTCTCGCGAGGCCGCTAAGGAATTTATCCGCAGGGGAGTAGTTGAAGATAGGAGCATGGCGGCCGGCAAAATCATTTGTATGAGCAGCGTACATGAAGTAATTCCGTGGGCAGGTCATGTTAACTATGCCGCCAGTAAAGGTGGCATCAGTATGTTTATGAAAAGTATAGCCCAGGAACTTGCGCCGCATAAAATCAGGGTTGTAGGCATTGGCCCGGGCGCTATTCAAACTCCTATCAACAAATCGGCCTGGGATACACCCGAAGCGCTTGATAAATTATTAACCCTGATACCTTATAACCGGATAGGCAAACCTGCCGATATTGGGCAGCTGGCAGCATGGCTGGCATCAGACCAAGCCGACTATATAACCGGTACAACCATATTTATGGATGGCGGCATGACTTTATATCCCGGATTTGCGGACAATGGTTAA